A region from the Geobacillus vulcani PSS1 genome encodes:
- the spoIIGA gene encoding sigma-E processing peptidase SpoIIGA, translating into MVVYLDVIWLLNVCFDALLLWLTALMLKRPIVWWRLLAGALIGSLLVILLFTPFSAIAQHPLVKVAVSVLIVWAAFGFKRPRYLLENMLAFYFATFAVGGGMLAVHYFFAHQLSVRQGMLLMHHPGAGDPVSWLFVVIGFPVLWLFSRRRVEAIREKKLRFEYIIEVKIIWDGRPLTLRGLIDSGNQLVDPLTKTPVMVVEQEKAKAVLPEELLGCLSSPMMLTSLPERWVHRLRLIPYRAVGSGPQMMAAVKPDRIMLRYENEWLEVAQGLVALSADPLSTDGEYDCIVHPKMVQAGRKLTAS; encoded by the coding sequence TTGGTCGTCTATCTCGATGTGATTTGGCTGTTGAACGTCTGTTTTGACGCGTTGCTTCTTTGGCTGACGGCGCTCATGCTCAAGCGGCCGATCGTCTGGTGGCGTCTGTTGGCTGGGGCGTTGATCGGTTCGTTGCTTGTTATATTGCTGTTTACCCCGTTTTCCGCCATCGCCCAGCACCCGTTGGTAAAAGTAGCTGTTTCAGTGTTGATCGTGTGGGCCGCCTTCGGGTTTAAGCGCCCGCGCTATTTGCTTGAGAATATGCTGGCGTTTTACTTTGCCACGTTCGCCGTCGGCGGCGGCATGCTGGCGGTTCATTATTTTTTCGCGCACCAACTGTCCGTCCGCCAAGGAATGCTTCTCATGCATCATCCCGGAGCGGGTGATCCGGTCAGTTGGCTGTTTGTTGTCATCGGGTTTCCGGTTTTATGGCTTTTTTCCCGCCGAAGGGTGGAGGCGATTCGCGAAAAAAAACTGCGGTTTGAATATATCATTGAGGTCAAGATCATATGGGACGGGCGGCCGCTTACGCTGCGCGGCTTGATTGACAGCGGCAACCAGCTCGTTGATCCGTTGACCAAAACGCCGGTGATGGTAGTCGAACAGGAAAAAGCGAAGGCCGTGCTTCCTGAGGAGCTATTGGGTTGTCTCAGCTCTCCCATGATGCTGACTTCCCTGCCGGAGCGGTGGGTTCATCGCCTCCGCCTCATTCCGTACCGCGCGGTCGGCAGTGGTCCACAAATGATGGCGGCGGTTAAGCCAGACCGCATTATGCTTCGGTACGAAAACGAATGGTTGGAAGTAGCGCAAGGGCTTGTGGCGCTAAGCGCTGATCCGCTGTCGACGGATGGGGAGTACGACTGCATCGTCCATCCGAAAATGGTGCAGGCGGGAAGAAAGCTGACCGCTTCGTAG
- the ftsZ gene encoding cell division protein FtsZ: MLEFETTVDQLATIKVIGVGGGGNNAVNRMIEHGVQGVEFIAVNTDAQALNLSKAPIKLQIGAKLTRGLGAGANPEVGKKAAEESKEQIEEALRGADMVFVTAGMGGGTGTGAAPVIAQIARELGALTVGVVTRPFTFEGRKRATQAASGIAAMKEAVDTLIVIPNDRLLEIVDKNTPMLEAFREADNVLRQGVQGISDLIAVPGLINLDFADVKTIMSNKGSALMGIGIASGENRAAEAAKKAISSPLLETSIDGAQGVLMNITGGMNLSLYEVQEAADIVASAADQEVNMIFGSVINENLKDEIIVTVIATGFNENVASQPRPPRIGTVPKAAPAPKREKREEPVQDYAALRSGQAEDPLDIPAFLRNRNRRR, from the coding sequence ATGTTGGAGTTTGAGACAACAGTCGATCAGTTGGCAACAATCAAAGTGATTGGAGTCGGGGGCGGCGGCAACAACGCCGTCAATCGGATGATTGAGCACGGGGTGCAAGGTGTCGAATTTATTGCGGTCAATACGGATGCACAGGCGCTCAACTTGTCGAAGGCGCCGATCAAGCTGCAAATTGGGGCAAAGCTGACACGCGGCTTGGGTGCAGGGGCTAACCCAGAAGTGGGGAAAAAAGCGGCTGAGGAGAGTAAAGAGCAAATTGAAGAAGCGCTTCGCGGCGCCGATATGGTGTTTGTCACCGCTGGAATGGGCGGCGGCACGGGAACTGGCGCTGCCCCGGTCATCGCCCAAATTGCGCGCGAATTAGGGGCGCTGACGGTCGGCGTTGTTACGCGCCCGTTTACGTTTGAGGGGCGCAAGCGGGCGACGCAGGCCGCAAGCGGCATCGCCGCCATGAAAGAGGCGGTCGATACGCTCATCGTCATTCCGAACGATCGATTGCTTGAGATTGTCGACAAAAATACGCCGATGCTTGAGGCGTTCCGTGAAGCGGATAACGTATTGCGCCAAGGGGTGCAAGGCATTTCCGATTTGATCGCCGTGCCGGGGCTGATCAACCTTGACTTCGCTGATGTGAAGACGATCATGTCGAATAAAGGTTCGGCATTGATGGGGATTGGCATCGCCAGCGGTGAAAACCGAGCGGCTGAGGCAGCAAAAAAAGCCATTTCCAGCCCGCTGTTGGAAACATCCATTGACGGCGCTCAAGGAGTGCTGATGAACATTACCGGCGGCATGAACTTAAGTTTGTATGAAGTGCAGGAGGCTGCCGACATCGTCGCTTCGGCGGCCGACCAAGAAGTGAACATGATCTTCGGTTCCGTTATTAACGAGAACTTAAAGGATGAGATCATCGTGACGGTCATTGCGACCGGATTCAACGAAAACGTCGCTTCGCAGCCGCGGCCGCCGCGCATCGGCACTGTGCCGAAAGCGGCGCCGGCGCCAAAGCGGGAAAAGCGTGAGGAGCCTGTGCAAGACTATGCAGCGCTTCGCTCAGGGCAAGCAGAAGATCCGCTTGACATCCCCGCTTTCTTGCGCAACCGCAACCGCCGCCGCTAG
- the ftsA gene encoding cell division protein FtsA, with amino-acid sequence MSSNEIVVSLDVGTSNVKVIIGEMLGSSINIIGVGNVKAEGLKKGAIVDIDKTVQSIRRAVEQAERMVGLSIRRVIVGVAGSHIQLHDCHGIVAVASENREISDEDVARVIDAAQVVSIPPDREIIGVVPRQFIVDGLDGIHDPRGMLGVRLEMEGTMVTGAKTVLHNLLRCVERAGLEISDICLQPLAAGSLVLSDDERHLGAALVDLGGGSTTVAVFEQGTLQAVSSLPVGGEHITKDLAIGLRTTTDDAEKIKLKHGHAFYDYASEEEVFSVPIMGTDQHQQFSQLEIADIIEARLEEILQMVQHEVRRLGFRDLPGGYVLTGGVANMPGLLELAHVVLGTSVRIAMPDYIGVRDPQYTIGVGLLKFAYRQAQLQGKTVPAAAAVEPVERSSQKQQPKPKKKEDHFGKKVKKFFGSFFE; translated from the coding sequence ATGAGCAGCAATGAGATCGTCGTTAGCCTGGATGTCGGAACATCGAACGTGAAAGTCATCATCGGGGAAATGCTAGGCAGCTCCATCAACATTATCGGGGTGGGCAATGTCAAAGCGGAAGGGCTCAAAAAAGGGGCGATTGTTGATATAGATAAAACGGTGCAGTCAATCAGACGGGCCGTCGAGCAAGCGGAGCGAATGGTCGGTTTATCGATCCGTCGTGTGATCGTCGGGGTGGCCGGCAGCCATATTCAGCTCCATGACTGCCACGGCATTGTCGCCGTCGCGAGCGAAAACCGAGAAATCAGCGATGAAGATGTTGCCCGCGTCATCGATGCCGCGCAAGTCGTTTCGATTCCTCCCGACCGGGAAATCATCGGCGTTGTTCCGCGCCAGTTTATCGTCGACGGATTGGACGGCATTCATGATCCACGCGGCATGCTCGGCGTCCGCTTGGAAATGGAAGGCACTATGGTGACTGGTGCGAAGACGGTATTACATAATCTTCTTCGCTGTGTGGAGCGGGCAGGCTTGGAAATCAGCGACATTTGTCTTCAGCCATTGGCGGCAGGTTCGCTCGTGCTGTCCGATGACGAACGGCATTTGGGGGCGGCGCTCGTTGACCTGGGAGGCGGATCGACAACGGTCGCTGTCTTTGAGCAAGGGACGCTGCAAGCTGTCTCTTCGCTGCCGGTCGGCGGGGAGCACATTACGAAAGACTTGGCCATCGGATTGCGGACAACAACGGACGATGCCGAAAAAATCAAACTGAAGCATGGGCATGCGTTTTATGACTACGCTTCGGAGGAAGAAGTGTTCAGCGTGCCGATTATGGGCACCGATCAACATCAGCAGTTCAGCCAGCTGGAGATCGCCGATATTATTGAGGCGAGACTGGAAGAAATTTTGCAAATGGTTCAGCACGAAGTGCGTCGTCTCGGGTTTCGCGATCTTCCCGGCGGCTATGTGCTGACCGGCGGCGTCGCCAATATGCCAGGGTTGCTTGAGCTGGCCCACGTCGTTCTAGGGACGAGCGTCCGCATTGCCATGCCGGATTATATCGGTGTGCGCGATCCGCAATATACGATTGGCGTCGGCTTGCTCAAGTTCGCCTATCGGCAGGCGCAGCTGCAAGGGAAAACGGTCCCGGCTGCCGCTGCGGTGGAGCCGGTCGAGCGCTCCTCGCAAAAACAGCAGCCGAAACCGAAAAAGAAAGAAGACCATTTTGGGAAGAAGGTCAAGAAATTTTTCGGTTCTTTCTTTGAATAG
- a CDS encoding small basic family protein, with product MWLPLLGLLFGFAIGVLAGWEVPDEYSNYLSIAILAAFDTLIGGWRAHLQRTYDETVFITGFFFNIILAATLTFLGVHLGVDLYLAAVFAFGIRLFQNIAIIRRLWLAEWAKRRHNREKS from the coding sequence ATGTGGCTCCCGCTTCTCGGATTGCTTTTTGGGTTTGCCATCGGCGTTCTTGCCGGCTGGGAAGTTCCCGATGAATATTCTAATTATTTGTCCATTGCCATTTTGGCTGCCTTTGATACATTAATCGGAGGATGGCGCGCCCACCTGCAGCGGACGTACGACGAAACCGTGTTTATAACCGGGTTTTTTTTCAACATTATTCTGGCCGCAACTTTAACTTTTCTTGGGGTGCATCTTGGTGTAGACTTGTATTTAGCGGCTGTGTTCGCCTTCGGCATCCGCTTGTTTCAAAATATTGCCATCATCCGCCGCCTTTGGCTTGCCGAGTGGGCCAAGCGGCGGCACAATCGTGAAAAAAGTTAG
- a CDS encoding DUF881 domain-containing protein, with protein sequence MERKNRFYFAGVAAIFGVMLAVGLRTTLHPEGRDTRDIWELRADLTKEQKLEQRLLEELESYEETLRRYRQEHEAGGATELEATVAKLREEAGLTEVKGSGLVLTIAPLSAAGYVGPAAAAVSPELLQRLVNELNKYGAKEIAIDGERLTNRTAIRDINGATKVGSRSVRLPAEVRAIADDADKLYSGLAVSPIRDDFALENLELSISKPQPLVVIPPASERPDVKYMETANGGKEEK encoded by the coding sequence TTGGAACGGAAAAATCGATTCTATTTTGCTGGCGTAGCTGCCATATTCGGTGTGATGCTGGCCGTCGGGCTGCGGACGACGTTGCATCCGGAAGGGCGCGACACGCGCGACATTTGGGAGTTGCGCGCCGATTTGACAAAAGAGCAGAAGCTTGAACAACGGCTGCTTGAGGAGCTAGAGAGTTACGAGGAAACGTTGCGCCGCTATCGACAGGAACACGAGGCGGGCGGCGCGACGGAGCTTGAAGCGACAGTCGCGAAGCTGAGGGAAGAAGCCGGGCTGACAGAAGTGAAAGGCAGCGGTCTTGTGTTGACGATCGCGCCGCTTTCGGCGGCCGGCTACGTTGGTCCGGCCGCTGCCGCCGTATCGCCCGAGCTATTGCAGCGGTTAGTGAATGAGTTGAACAAATACGGGGCGAAAGAAATCGCTATCGACGGTGAGCGATTGACGAACCGGACGGCCATTCGCGATATCAATGGTGCAACGAAAGTAGGGAGCCGCTCAGTGAGGCTGCCGGCCGAAGTGAGAGCAATCGCCGATGATGCAGACAAGCTGTACAGCGGGCTCGCCGTTTCGCCGATTCGCGATGATTTCGCTTTGGAAAACTTGGAGCTGTCCATATCCAAGCCCCAACCGCTTGTTGTCATTCCGCCCGCATCTGAGCGTCCGGATGTGAAATACATGGAGACAGCGAACGGCGGCAAGGAGGAGAAATAG
- a CDS encoding DUF881 domain-containing protein — protein sequence MKRQARSRLLLTLISLIFGAMLGFSYQHAKNEASRRQWSESEWKKEYEYRSALLALQKENRSLKQQLVKKQEELAAWEKKLAQEQENEAGLAKEAEQLRMHVGKARVKGKGVAVTLSDSSYIPSEASATDYIVHEQHVWKVVHELLISGAEAVAINGQRISHRSYIVCNGPVIEVDGTQHAAPFVISAIGNPDVLMSALELPGGIVDELVEDHIDVKVEKQGAIVLDPVFAPEP from the coding sequence ATGAAACGACAAGCCCGTAGCCGCCTCCTGCTGACGTTGATTAGCTTGATTTTCGGCGCCATGCTCGGTTTTTCGTACCAACATGCGAAAAACGAAGCATCCCGCCGCCAATGGAGCGAAAGCGAGTGGAAAAAAGAGTACGAATATCGTTCGGCGCTTCTTGCTTTGCAAAAAGAAAACCGGTCGCTCAAGCAGCAGCTTGTCAAAAAGCAGGAGGAGCTGGCTGCATGGGAGAAAAAGCTGGCCCAGGAGCAGGAGAACGAGGCCGGACTAGCAAAAGAAGCGGAACAGCTGCGCATGCATGTCGGAAAGGCGAGGGTGAAAGGGAAAGGTGTAGCAGTCACCCTTTCCGATTCCTCTTATATCCCCTCTGAAGCGAGCGCTACTGATTATATCGTTCACGAACAGCACGTATGGAAAGTTGTTCACGAGTTGCTCATTTCCGGCGCCGAAGCCGTCGCTATTAATGGGCAGCGCATTTCCCACCGTTCATATATCGTCTGCAACGGCCCAGTCATTGAGGTCGATGGGACGCAGCATGCCGCTCCATTTGTCATTTCGGCCATTGGCAATCCAGACGTGCTCATGTCCGCTCTAGAGCTTCCCGGCGGCATCGTCGACGAGCTTGTCGAAGATCATATCGACGTGAAAGTGGAAAAGCAAGGAGCTATCGTGTTGGATCCGGTGTTTGCGCCCGAGCCATAA
- the divIB gene encoding cell division protein DivIB, which produces MEKGKVVVLEDRVPKLKERRRQKANRRLIAYLFFFFLFILCVLYFQSPLSAVRHVEVSGNRHLSAERIISLSGITKRTSFWKVNEQNVEEKLTRHPEIKEATVEKHLPNTIAIHVREWRRIAYVYDRQTFFPLLENGRLLKQEGTKTAPSDAPVLVGWKDGEAIAEMTGQLAELPAAVLSAMSEIHYKPTREYEDRVIVYMNDGYEVSATIRQFADKLSHYPAIAAALDRNVKGVIHLEVGSYFVPYALSKKEDGDETTSP; this is translated from the coding sequence ATGGAAAAGGGAAAAGTCGTCGTCCTGGAGGACCGCGTCCCGAAACTGAAGGAACGGCGCCGCCAGAAAGCGAACCGTCGGCTCATTGCGTACTTGTTCTTCTTTTTTCTGTTTATCTTGTGCGTCCTTTACTTTCAGTCGCCGCTCAGCGCGGTAAGGCATGTGGAAGTGAGCGGCAACCGTCATCTCTCAGCGGAGCGCATCATCAGCTTAAGCGGCATTACGAAGCGGACAAGCTTTTGGAAAGTGAATGAACAAAACGTAGAAGAAAAACTCACTCGCCATCCAGAAATTAAGGAGGCAACAGTGGAAAAACATCTGCCGAACACGATCGCCATCCATGTTCGCGAATGGCGGCGAATCGCTTATGTGTATGACCGACAAACGTTTTTTCCGCTGCTTGAAAACGGACGGCTGTTAAAGCAGGAAGGGACGAAGACCGCTCCAAGCGATGCGCCGGTGCTTGTCGGCTGGAAAGACGGCGAAGCCATTGCTGAAATGACGGGACAGCTCGCCGAACTGCCGGCGGCGGTGCTGAGCGCTATGTCGGAAATTCACTACAAGCCGACGAGGGAATATGAAGACCGCGTCATCGTCTACATGAATGACGGTTATGAAGTAAGCGCGACAATTCGGCAATTTGCGGACAAGCTGTCGCATTATCCGGCGATTGCCGCCGCGCTTGACCGAAACGTCAAAGGAGTCATTCATTTGGAAGTCGGCAGCTATTTTGTTCCTTACGCCCTCTCGAAAAAGGAGGATGGCGATGAAACGACAAGCCCGTAG
- the spoVE gene encoding stage V sporulation protein E — protein sequence MPRKKSAPDFLLILLTFSLLAIGLIMVYSASAIWAEYKFNDSFFFAKRQLLFAGVGIIAMFFVMNIDYWVWRDWSKVLLGVCFVLLVLVLIPGIGMVRNGSRSWIGVGAFSIQPSEFMKLAMIAFLAKYLSENQKKITSFKQGLLPALALVFAAFGMIMLQPDLGTGTVMVGTCVTMIFVAGARLSHFAGLGVLGLAGLAALILSAPYRIKRITSFLNPWEDPLGSGFQIIQSLYAIGPGGLFGLGLGQSRQKFFYLPEPQTDFIFAILAEELGFIGGSLVLLLFALLLWRGVRIALGAPDLYGSFLALGIISMIAIQVMINIGVVTGLMPVTGITLPFLSYGGSSLTLMLMAIGVLLNISRHARY from the coding sequence TTGCCGCGGAAAAAATCTGCGCCGGATTTTTTGCTCATTCTTTTGACGTTTTCGCTCTTGGCCATCGGACTCATTATGGTGTACAGCGCGAGCGCCATTTGGGCGGAATACAAGTTCAACGATTCGTTTTTCTTCGCCAAACGCCAACTATTGTTTGCGGGCGTCGGCATTATCGCCATGTTTTTTGTCATGAACATCGATTATTGGGTGTGGCGCGACTGGTCGAAAGTGCTGCTTGGCGTCTGTTTTGTGCTGCTCGTTCTTGTGCTCATTCCCGGCATCGGCATGGTTCGCAACGGATCGCGCAGCTGGATTGGAGTTGGGGCGTTTTCGATCCAGCCGTCTGAGTTTATGAAGCTGGCTATGATCGCTTTTTTGGCCAAATATTTATCTGAAAACCAAAAGAAAATTACGTCGTTTAAACAAGGGTTGCTGCCGGCGTTGGCGCTTGTGTTTGCCGCGTTCGGCATGATTATGCTGCAGCCGGACTTAGGGACGGGCACCGTTATGGTTGGTACGTGCGTGACGATGATTTTCGTCGCCGGCGCCCGTCTCAGCCATTTTGCCGGGCTTGGCGTATTGGGGCTCGCTGGGCTTGCCGCCCTCATCCTGTCGGCTCCCTATCGAATCAAGCGGATTACGTCGTTTTTAAACCCGTGGGAAGATCCACTCGGAAGCGGATTTCAAATCATCCAGTCGTTGTACGCCATTGGACCGGGCGGCTTGTTCGGCCTTGGGCTTGGGCAGAGCCGACAAAAGTTTTTTTACTTGCCGGAGCCGCAAACCGACTTTATTTTCGCCATTTTAGCCGAAGAGCTCGGCTTCATCGGGGGGTCACTCGTTCTCTTGCTCTTTGCCCTTCTTCTTTGGCGCGGGGTGCGCATCGCCCTTGGCGCCCCCGACTTGTACGGAAGCTTTTTGGCGCTTGGCATTATTTCGATGATCGCTATTCAGGTGATGATCAATATCGGCGTTGTGACGGGATTGATGCCCGTCACCGGCATCACCCTTCCGTTTTTAAGCTACGGCGGATCGTCGCTGACGTTGATGCTGATGGCCATCGGTGTGCTGCTGAACATCAGCAGGCATGCCCGCTATTAG
- the murD gene encoding UDP-N-acetylmuramoyl-L-alanine--D-glutamate ligase, with translation MKPTRFYQHRRVLVIGLAKSGVAAARLLVELGANVVVNDQKPLFENTEARQLEQLGVRLVCGGHPLELLDEPFDLVVKNPGIPYTNPMVKKALEKGLPVVTEVELAYHISEGPFIGITGSNGKTTTTTLIYEMLKADGQNPLLAGNIGLVACEVAKEAKPGQWLVTELSSFQLAGIDQFRPAIAVLLNIFDAHLDYHGTKEAYAAAKANIFRNQTERDYAVVNADDPLVMNIASSVRSQKVLFSATKPLGEGAYVQDGAIYWNGDPVVRIADIVLPGQHNLENILAAVAAAKLTGAGDKAICQVLTTFSGVKHRLQYVAEIDGRRFFNDSKATNILATQKALSAFAGEPVILLAGGLDRGNEFDDLLPYLQQVKAVVLFGQTADKIGRIAQKAGIETIRYVDNVEKAVPVAFELSKPGDVILLSPACASWDQYKTFEERGDIFINAVHKLK, from the coding sequence TTGAAACCGACTCGTTTTTACCAACATCGTCGTGTGCTTGTTATTGGATTGGCCAAAAGTGGAGTAGCGGCGGCTCGGCTGCTTGTGGAGCTGGGCGCCAACGTGGTTGTCAATGACCAAAAGCCGCTTTTTGAAAATACGGAGGCTCGGCAGCTGGAACAGCTTGGCGTCCGCCTCGTTTGCGGTGGTCATCCGCTTGAACTGCTTGATGAGCCGTTTGACCTTGTCGTAAAAAACCCGGGCATTCCGTACACGAACCCGATGGTGAAAAAGGCGCTGGAGAAGGGGCTTCCGGTCGTGACCGAAGTGGAGCTGGCTTATCACATTTCCGAAGGGCCGTTTATCGGCATCACCGGGTCCAACGGAAAAACGACGACGACGACGCTTATTTACGAAATGTTAAAGGCGGACGGCCAAAATCCGCTGCTTGCTGGCAACATCGGCCTTGTCGCCTGTGAGGTGGCAAAGGAAGCAAAGCCAGGGCAATGGCTTGTCACGGAGCTGTCCTCATTCCAGCTTGCTGGTATTGACCAATTTCGCCCGGCTATCGCCGTTTTGCTCAACATTTTTGACGCCCATTTGGACTACCACGGAACGAAAGAGGCGTACGCAGCGGCAAAGGCCAACATTTTCCGCAACCAAACGGAGCGCGATTATGCCGTCGTCAATGCCGACGATCCGCTCGTGATGAACATTGCCTCATCGGTTCGGTCGCAAAAAGTGCTGTTTTCGGCGACGAAACCTCTCGGCGAAGGAGCGTACGTTCAAGACGGCGCCATCTATTGGAACGGTGATCCAGTTGTCAGAATCGCTGACATCGTTCTTCCTGGCCAGCACAATTTGGAAAACATTTTAGCGGCGGTGGCGGCCGCCAAACTGACCGGCGCTGGTGATAAGGCGATCTGCCAAGTGCTGACGACATTTTCCGGCGTGAAACATCGGCTTCAGTATGTGGCGGAAATTGACGGCCGGCGATTTTTCAATGACTCGAAAGCGACGAATATCTTGGCGACGCAAAAGGCGCTTTCTGCGTTTGCCGGCGAGCCGGTCATTTTGCTCGCTGGCGGGCTTGACCGCGGCAATGAGTTTGATGATCTTCTCCCGTATTTGCAACAGGTGAAGGCCGTTGTACTGTTCGGCCAGACGGCGGATAAAATCGGCCGCATTGCTCAAAAAGCGGGAATAGAAACGATCCGATATGTCGATAATGTGGAAAAAGCCGTCCCGGTTGCTTTCGAGCTTTCCAAGCCGGGCGACGTCATTTTGCTCTCTCCGGCATGCGCCAGCTGGGATCAATACAAAACTTTCGAGGAGAGAGGGGACATTTTTATCAACGCCGTGCATAAGTTGAAATAG
- the mraY gene encoding phospho-N-acetylmuramoyl-pentapeptide-transferase, producing MSEQVIVIAMAASFLITVVLSPLFIPFLRRLKFGQSIREEGPKSHQKKSGTPTMGGIMILLAIVATTLWITPKIADLSTRTYLLLLVTVGYGVLGFLDDIIKVVMKRNLGLTSRQKLIGQLLIAAIFFAVYRQSGFSTVLHIPGADWSVDLGWAYGVLLLLMLVGGSNAVNLTDGLDGLLAGTAAIAFGAYAVLAWNQGQYDVAVFCVAVVGAVLGFLVFNAHPAKVFMGDTGSLALGGAIAAVAVLTKLELLLVIIGGVFVIETLSVIIQVASFKTTGRRVFRMSPLHHHYELVGWSEWRIVVTFWAVGLLFAMLGIYIEVWM from the coding sequence ATGTCAGAGCAAGTGATCGTGATTGCCATGGCGGCTTCCTTTCTCATCACTGTCGTTTTATCGCCGCTGTTCATCCCGTTTTTGCGGCGGTTGAAATTCGGACAAAGCATCCGCGAGGAAGGGCCGAAGTCTCATCAAAAAAAATCGGGCACGCCGACGATGGGCGGCATCATGATTTTGTTGGCGATTGTGGCGACGACTTTATGGATCACGCCGAAAATCGCCGACTTGTCAACGAGGACGTATTTGCTGCTGTTGGTCACCGTCGGTTATGGGGTGCTCGGCTTCCTTGACGATATCATCAAAGTCGTCATGAAGCGAAATCTCGGCTTGACAAGCCGGCAAAAATTGATCGGCCAGCTCCTTATCGCAGCCATCTTTTTTGCTGTCTACCGCCAAAGCGGTTTTTCGACGGTGTTACATATTCCAGGCGCCGATTGGTCCGTCGACCTCGGATGGGCGTACGGCGTGCTCTTGTTGCTCATGCTTGTCGGCGGCTCGAACGCCGTCAACTTGACCGACGGGCTTGACGGGTTGCTTGCCGGAACAGCGGCGATCGCCTTCGGCGCTTATGCCGTCTTGGCTTGGAATCAAGGCCAGTACGATGTCGCTGTATTTTGCGTCGCTGTTGTTGGCGCCGTGCTCGGCTTTTTAGTGTTTAACGCCCACCCGGCGAAAGTGTTTATGGGCGACACCGGCTCGCTCGCGCTTGGCGGGGCGATCGCCGCTGTCGCTGTCCTGACGAAGCTTGAGCTGTTGCTTGTCATCATCGGCGGTGTGTTTGTCATCGAGACGCTGTCGGTCATCATTCAAGTGGCTTCGTTCAAAACGACAGGACGGCGCGTGTTTCGCATGAGTCCGCTTCATCATCATTATGAACTTGTTGGCTGGTCAGAATGGCGAATCGTTGTGACGTTTTGGGCCGTTGGCCTTTTATTTGCGATGCTAGGAATTTATATCGAGGTGTGGATGTAA